GCGTCCGACTCCGACACCACCTCGGCGAACAGGCCGTCCATCCAATTGCCCAGCGCGACCACGGGCCACAACACGCGTTCCACCGCCCGGGTGAAACCGGCGAGGCGCAGCGCCGCCTGATCGCCCAGCGCATCCCCCAGCACGCGGGCGGTACTCTCCGCCACCAGCACGGTGGCAAGGCCGAGGAGCACGAGGGCCGCCACAAGAGCAAGCGTGGGGCGTCCGGTGAGGTCGAGCGCCACGGCAAGACCGCAGCCGGCCGCCAGATGCCCCACGACGCGTGCATACGCCAGAGCGCGATGCGCCTGCTCGCGCGCCGGCACGGCGCGTGCCACGGAGGGCTGTGGCGCGCCCCCCCGGTCGCTGTTCACCGGCAGCGCGTTCTCCGACAGCAGCGCCCCGTCGGCCACCGCCGAGAGGGCGGCGACGGCGGCACCCGCTGCCGCCAGTCCCCACGCCACCGCGCTCATGCGCGGGGGGTCGAGGTGGTCCAGAAGCGTCGCACCAACTGCTCCTGGCGTCGCCACATTGGCGACGTCGTGCGGGTCTCATCCTCGGGGTGCTCCCACCCGCAGGCGTGCAACGTGCCGTGCACGACCAGACGCGCAATCTCTTCCCGTACGCCGACGCCGTGCTCCCGTGCCTGGGCACGCGCCACGTCGGGGCAGATGTAGATGTCACCGATGACCGCCCCCGACGGATCCGCACCGAGGGCAAACGTGATCACGTCCGTCGGTCCGGTATGGCCGAGATGGGTGGTGTTGAGCCGCGCACTCGCGCGGGCCGAGACGAAGGTGATGGAAAGCATGGCGCGCGGCACCCTGAGGGCCTGCAGCACCTGGCGGGCGAGTGTCGCCAGCCGGTCGGCCGCCACCGGAACTCGCACGCCCTCGCAGCTGATGGCCACGGCGCGCGGTTCCGGTCGGGGCAATCGATCCGTACTCATCCTCCACCCGCCGCGTCTTCGTTGTACGCCCGGATGATGTCGCGGACCAGCCGGTGGCGCACGACGTCCGCCTCACTGAAGTAGTGGAACGCGATGCCTTCGATCCCGTGCAGGATGCGCTCGATCTGCATGAGGCCCGACTCCTCTCGGCGCGGCAGATCCACTTGGGTCTTGTCACCGGTAATGACGATCTTGGAGTTCACGCCGAGCCGCGTGAGAAACATCTTCATCTGCGCGCCCGTCGCGTTCTGCGCTTCGTCGAGGATCACGAAGGCGTCGCCCAGTGTGCGACCACGCATGAAGGCCAAGGGGGCCACTTCGATGGTGCGCGCCTCGATGAGCTTCTGGATGCGCTCGAATGGGATCAGGTCGTCGAGGGAGTCGTAGAGCGGGCGCAGGTACGGGTCGACCTTGGCCTGCATGTCGCCAGGCAGAAAGCCGAGGCTCTCGCCGGCTTCCACCGCCGGGCGCGCCAGCACGATGCGTCGGACACGCTTGCGCATGAGTGCATCCACGGCAGCGGCTACCGCCAGGTAGGTCTTGCCCGTCCCTGCCGGTCCGATCCCGACCACGATGTCGTGCTCGGCAATCTTCTTGAGATACGCCGCCTGCCCTGGCGTCTTCGCCTGCACGCCGCGCCGCGCGCCGGGGAGCGCGAGGGTGCTGCTTGTTGCGCCCGGCGTATCCGCGGGGCGCTCGGTGAGCGTCAGCCGCAGGACATCGTCGGCCGATACCGACTTGCCGTCACGCACGAGGGCCACGAGCGCGGCCGCCACGGCTTCGGCGCGCGTGACGGCGTCCATGTCCCCTGTGAGGGAAAGATGGTCCCCCCGCAGTGCGACGCGGGCCCCCGTGGCACGCTCGAGTTCCTTGAGGTTGCCGTCGTTCACCCCCGCCAGCATCTGCAGGTCGGCACCCTCCACCGAAACCCGGGTCATTGTGACGTCCCCCCGATCGCCCCGGGGGTCACTCATGACGTTCCTCCGCGTCGGCCCGTTGCCACGGCGATGTGCAACTCCGCAAGATCGTCAGCCGGCACGGCGACCGGCGCGCCCTCGAAGAGCGAGCGCGCCGCGGTGGTCTTGGGGAAGGCGATGACGTCACGCAGCGACGGCGCACCGGAGAGCAGCATGGCAATGCGATCGAAGCCGAACGCGATCCCGCCGTGCGGGGGGGCGCCGGCGCGCAATCCTTCAAGCAGGAAGCCGAACCGACGCTCCTGCTCCTCGGCATCACCGATCCCCAGCAGCGCGAACATGCGCGACTGAACGGCGGGGTCGCTGGTCCGGATGCTGCCACCACCCAGCTCGGTGCCGTTGAGCACCGCGTCATAGGCCAACGCACGCCACCGGGCCGGCTCGTCGGGATAGGCGGCCATATCTTCGGGGTTCGGTGCCGTGAACGGATGATGCACGGCGGCCAGCGCCCCCGTCTCGGGGTCCTGTTCGAACATCGGGAAGTCGAGGACCCAGAGAAAGCGGCGCGCCTGCTCGTCGACCAGGTCGAGTCGGCGCGCGCACTCCTGCCGCACCCGATCGAGTGCGGGGCTGCTGATGCGGTCGGGCGCCGCCACGAAAAGCGCCAGGTCGCCGTCAGTGAGCGCCAGCGTCTGCTTCGCCGTGTCGGTGAGGAACTTCGCCAGCGGCCCATCGTAGGCCCCATCCGCCTTGCGGAGGCGCAGCAGACCGCCGGCACCAGCTCCCTTGGCCAGCGCTTCGAGCTCGTCCACTTGCTTGCGACTCCACGCCGCGCCGCCGGGCACCACGAGGCCACGCACCCGGTGTCCGTTCGCCAGTGCCGCGGTGGTTACCGCAAAGTCGAGCGCGGAAAACAGAGCACTGTAGTCGTGCAGCTTGAGGCCATAGCGAAGGTCCGGACGGTCGCATCCGTACGATTCCATCGCCTCGGCGTAGCTCATGCGGTCGAATTGCGGCGGCACGTCGTCGTGGCCGGCTTCGCGCCACATGGCCCCGAGCAGCCCCTCTGCGAGGGTGAGAATGTCCTCGCGCCCGATGAACGACGCCTCGATGTCGATCTGCGTGAACTCCGGCTGCCGGTCGGCGCGCAGGTCCTCGTCACGGAAGCAGCGGGCGACCTGGAAATAGCGATCGAAGCCACAGCACATGAACAGCTGTTTATAGATCTGCGGCGACTGCGGCAGCGCATAGAACTCGCCCGGATGCACCCGACTGGGCACGAGGTAGTCACGCGCCCCCTCCGGCGTGGGCTTCGTGAGGATGGGCGTTTCCAACTCGAGATAGCCGTGGTCGGACAGATAGCGCCGCGACAGCTGCAACAACCGGTGCCGGAGCACCAGGTTCTCCTGCAACTCGGGGCGACGCAGATCGAGATAGCGATGACGCAGGCGCAGTTCCTCGGCGGGCATCTTGTCGCCGCGCCCGCGGGCCACGGGAAGCGCGGGCGTGACGGCAGGCCCCACGACACGCAGACTGTGCACCCGGACCTCGACCTCGCCGGTGCCCATGTCGGGGTTCAGCCGGTCGGCCTCGCGGGCCACGACCTCCCCTTCGCACATCACGACCGACTCCACGCCAACGGCGGCGGCCAGTGCCTGCACTGCCGCTGCGCTCCACGCCGGCCCGAAGGCGAGTTGGACCAGCCCCGTGCGATCGCGCAGGTCGATGAAGACCAGACCGCCAAGGTCGCGACTCCGATGCACCCACCCGCCCAGGCGAACGGTGCGGCCCACATCGCTGCGCCGAAGCAGGCCGCAGGTGTCGGTGCGCATGGACGTGGCGAGCACGGACGACGGAATCGAAGACGACATCGAGGGCGGTACTCCGCAAGCAGGAGCGAGGGGTGCGTGCGCGACACGCGGCGTCGCGACGACGCAGAACAGGACGCAAACAGTGAAAGATAAACGCCTTACGTCACTCAAGGTAGCATTTTTCTGCGCCGTTTCGCTTGACCTCGCCTCTTGGCGCCGTTTAGTCTCCCGTATGCGCCGCATGCTCATTTGCGGGCTTGCCGCGTCGCTTTGGGCCACTGGGCTCCGTGCGCAG
This genomic stretch from Gemmatimonas sp. harbors:
- the ybeY gene encoding rRNA maturation RNase YbeY, which codes for MSTDRLPRPEPRAVAISCEGVRVPVAADRLATLARQVLQALRVPRAMLSITFVSARASARLNTTHLGHTGPTDVITFALGADPSGAVIGDIYICPDVARAQAREHGVGVREEIARLVVHGTLHACGWEHPEDETRTTSPMWRRQEQLVRRFWTTSTPRA
- a CDS encoding PhoH family protein, with translation MSDPRGDRGDVTMTRVSVEGADLQMLAGVNDGNLKELERATGARVALRGDHLSLTGDMDAVTRAEAVAAALVALVRDGKSVSADDVLRLTLTERPADTPGATSSTLALPGARRGVQAKTPGQAAYLKKIAEHDIVVGIGPAGTGKTYLAVAAAVDALMRKRVRRIVLARPAVEAGESLGFLPGDMQAKVDPYLRPLYDSLDDLIPFERIQKLIEARTIEVAPLAFMRGRTLGDAFVILDEAQNATGAQMKMFLTRLGVNSKIVITGDKTQVDLPRREESGLMQIERILHGIEGIAFHYFSEADVVRHRLVRDIIRAYNEDAAGGG
- the aspS gene encoding aspartate--tRNA ligase translates to MSSSIPSSVLATSMRTDTCGLLRRSDVGRTVRLGGWVHRSRDLGGLVFIDLRDRTGLVQLAFGPAWSAAAVQALAAAVGVESVVMCEGEVVAREADRLNPDMGTGEVEVRVHSLRVVGPAVTPALPVARGRGDKMPAEELRLRHRYLDLRRPELQENLVLRHRLLQLSRRYLSDHGYLELETPILTKPTPEGARDYLVPSRVHPGEFYALPQSPQIYKQLFMCCGFDRYFQVARCFRDEDLRADRQPEFTQIDIEASFIGREDILTLAEGLLGAMWREAGHDDVPPQFDRMSYAEAMESYGCDRPDLRYGLKLHDYSALFSALDFAVTTAALANGHRVRGLVVPGGAAWSRKQVDELEALAKGAGAGGLLRLRKADGAYDGPLAKFLTDTAKQTLALTDGDLALFVAAPDRISSPALDRVRQECARRLDLVDEQARRFLWVLDFPMFEQDPETGALAAVHHPFTAPNPEDMAAYPDEPARWRALAYDAVLNGTELGGGSIRTSDPAVQSRMFALLGIGDAEEQERRFGFLLEGLRAGAPPHGGIAFGFDRIAMLLSGAPSLRDVIAFPKTTAARSLFEGAPVAVPADDLAELHIAVATGRRGGTS